The genome window GCTCGGTGGAAGTCTAATGCTCGTCGAAGTCAAACCGAAGGGCATCAAGGTAGTGGACACCATCCCGGTCGGGATTGTTCCCGAAGGAATTGATATCAGCCCGGATGGAAAATGGATGGTGGCCAACTGCCTCGAAAACACCTCCCGTAAGCCGACCGTTCCCTCGCGCCGTCAGACCGGCATGCTGGTGCTGATGGAAAAACAGGGGCAGACCTTTGTTACGGTCGACGTTGCCCGGATCGGCCGGATTCCTCAGACTGCGGTCTTCACGCCGGATTCGCGTTTCGTTGCAGTCGGCAGCAATGAGAATCAGGACATCACTTTTTTCAAAATCAAAAACGGCGAACTGAAACCAACGGGGATTCAAGTTCCCTGTTCCGGTGGACCGGCGGCCATGCGAATCGCAAACTAAAGAGTTGGAGTGGAGATGAGTAACGAGAAACAGATCGGCCACGTCGTGGCTCATGCCCATTGGGATCGCGAATGGCGCTATCCGGTGTGGCACCACATCAACGCGCTGTGCGGCATGATGAAACAGCTGATGGATTTGCTGGAAAGTGATCCGCGCTATAAAAGTTTTATCATGGATGCGCAGAGTGTGCCGATTACCGACTATCTGGATTTGTATCCGGAGGATGAATCCCGCCTACGCAAACTGATCGAAGAGGATCGTATTCAGGTCGGTCCGTGGTATACGCTGCCCGACCAGTTCCCGGTCGATGCTGAGTGCCTCGTGCGTAACTTGATGAAAGGCCGCCGGATCTCTGATGAGCTCGGCAAAACCATGAAGATCGGCTACACCACCTTCGGATGGGGGCAGCCCGCTCAGATGCCGCAGATCTATGCCGATTTCGGAATTTCCGTGGTGCTTGGCGGAAAAAACGTCAGTCCGGAACGGACCGGTGCCAACGAATATCTGTGGGAAGGACCGGATGGGACGGTGGCATTGGCTTCCAAGCTCGGCGTGCAGGCCCGCGCCAACCTCTTCAAGTTCCTGACAATTCCGGCGATATTCAACAAAGAGAACATCGGTGCTGAATGGTGGTTCAACTGGGAGGGCCTTGGGGATATTTTCGGCTATGCCGACGCGGAAAACTACTGGCAGGATTTCCACCGCTTTAACCGCGGAACGACCTTCTACCCTGAAAAAATTCCGGACTCGTTCAACCGCGCATGGGACACCACCGACGGCACGTTGATTCGCAACCACCGCCTGCTGTTTGATGGCGGCGATTTTACCTTTCCGCAGCCGCTGCTTCCTAAGATTATCGAAAAGGTGAATGAACTGGATGATTCCCGCAAACTGGTTCACGGAACCCTCGATGATTATGTAGATATCCTTGAACAGATGGATCAATCTCAACTGCGCACGGTTCAAGGCGAGCTGCGCGACGGGCCTGAGCCGGCTTGCACGCCGAATGCGCTGGCTACCCGCAGCGATATTAAGCAAAAGAACCGGTCGGTACAAAACAAGCTGATCCGCTGTGCCGAGCCGATGGCCTGCCTCGCCGGACAGCACGGCCTTCCAGCGCAGGCACCGTTCCTCGACAAGGCGTGGGACTACCTGCTCAAATCGCAACCGCACGATTCGATCAATGGCGTGGTGCAGGACAAAACCTCGCGCGACACGATGAGTCGGCTCGACCAGGCTGATGAGCTCGCCACCGTTGTCACCGAAAACTCGGTGCGCCATCTGCTCACGCAGATTCAGCGCCCGGTCGATGACAGCAAAGAAATTGCGCTGTGCATTTTCAATCCGCTGCCGTTCCCTCGCCGCGAAACGCTCAGCGCCGTGATCGCCACCCCGGTGGAATGGCATGCCGACACGCTGAACATTTGCGAACTCGACGGCACGGCGCTGGCGGTAGACCAGACTGGCCGCGAGCGTATCAGCATTCCGGTAAGCGAAACCGATTCGCGCCCGTGGCCGTTCGATGTCACCCGCCATTTTATTGACTTCGACACCGGCGAGATCCCGGCTCTCGGATACAAAGTGCTCAAGGTCTCCGGGCAGGGCAGCTACGACGTACAGCTTTTGTGGAATGACACTCGCCGCAGAAACGAGCCGCTTATCAAAGCGCCGAATGTGCTCGAAAACGAATTTTTGAAAGTGACGGTTCAGTTTGACGGAACCGTCGATCTGGACGACAAGCAAACCGGGCAGGTTTTTCGAGGACTGCACTATTTTGAAAGCTCGGGCGACAGCGGCGACGGATGGCTGCGGTATCTGCCGAACAAAAATCAAACTCATCTCTCTTTGGGACAGCCGGTTCGCATCTATGTTTCACACGACTCCGATCTGCGGGCCACAATTACCACGGAGATGACCTGGATGCTGCCTGCCAAGGTGGATCTGGCTGCGTCCAGCCGCGACGGCGAGCTGAAGCCGGTGACGATTCGTTCGGAAATCAGTCTGCGTTATGGAAGCCGCCGGGTTGAATTTAAAACGATGGTTGAAAATACTGTTTCCAACCACCGCCTGCGGGTGATGTTCCCGACAGATATCGCGGCGACGCACTCGGATGCCGAAGGGCATTTTTATGTCGACCACCGCCCGGTGGAGCCGGTGCGCGAGGCCGATGGAAAATATCGTCCCGGTATGTGTACTCATCCGCAACAGTCATTTGTGGATGTGAGCGACGGAACAAACGGCCTCGCCGTACTCAACGGCGGACTGTGCGAGTATGAATTGCTTAACGAAGAGCGTCGTACGCTGGCACTGAGCCTTCTGCGATCATCGCACATGCGCATCTGTACCGAGCCGCGTGCCGGCGCTGTGTTCCCGACCCAGAACGGATGGGAAATGCTGGGAAGCTATGAGTTCAGCTATGCGATTTACCCGCATATGGGTGACTGGAACGCCGGAGACGTTTATTCAGAAACGCAGCGCATGATCGTGGCTCCAGTGGTTGTGCAGAGCAATAGCCGTCAGGAAGGTTCGCTACCTGCTGAATACAGCCTGTTATCTGTACAGGGCGCACAGGTCAGTTCGGTCAAGCCGCTCGAGAGTGGCGAGGGAATTCTGGTGCGTCTGTTTAATCCGTCGGAGGAGAAGATCGATGCCGTTCTGACTGCATCGGTGCAGCGTGCGGTTGTAATGAATATGAATGAAGAAGAGCAGGGCGAACTTCCGGTGGACGACGGCGTTGTGAGGGTTTCGCTGGCGGCCTGCAAAGTCGTGTCAATTGGACTGCTGAAAGGGGGAGAATAATGAAAAACCATGTGCGAAAAGCGTTGTTGGATTGCAAACCCACACTGGGAACCTGGATGCAGATCGGGCATCCCGTGCCGGCCGAGATTCTGGCCAATGCAGGGTATGAGTGGGTTTGCGTGGATGCGGAACATACCGACATCTGCATTGACAGTATTATTGAGATCATGCGAGCCATGGCGCATACAACCACGGTGCCGGTCGTGCGGGTTTCTCAGAACAGTACCATTGAAATCCGCCAGATGCTGGATGCTGGTGCCAAGGGAATTATTGTGCCAATGGTCAACACGGCTGCGGATGCAAAAAAGGCGGTGGCCGCAGCGAAATATCCGCCGCAGGGGGTGCGAGGGTTCGGATACTGCCGCGCCAACAAGCATGGCGTGGAATTCGATCAGTATGTGAAAAACGCCAATGACGATATTTTTGTGGTTGCGCAGGTTGAGCATATTGACGGCGTGAACAACATTGATGAAATTCTGGCCGTGGAGGGGATCGACGGCGTGTTTATCGGTCCATACGACTTGAGCGGGTCGCTCAATATTCCCGGTAAGCTAGATGATCCGCGCGTACAGGACGCACTGCAGAAGGTGCTGAATGCTTGTCACTGTGCCGGGAAATCCGCCGGGCTGCATGTCGTGGCTCCGGAGCCGGATCAAATTACGGATGCGCTCAATAAAGGATTCACATTTCTGGCTTTGAGCGTGGACATGCTGTTTATGAATCGGCTGGCGAGGGAATGTTTGGCGCAGGCCCAGACCGTTGTCGGTGAAAACCTGATGTCGAAGGGTCCAATCTCATGACCGAGAGCATACATCTTTTAGACTACGGCATTATCGGACTCTATCTGCTTGCTATGTTGATCATCGGCTGGCTCTGTTCGCGGAAAAATAAAAGCTCAGATGAATATTTTATGGCCCGGTCATCGATGCCCGGCTGGGCAACCGGATTTTCGCTGATGGCCACGATGATCAGCTCGATGAGTTTTCTGGCGACACCTGGTTTTGCCTTTAAAGAAAATTGGCGCTACATACCAACCAACTTCCTGTTCCTGATTGCCGCGTTTATGGGCATTTATATATTTATGCCGATTTTTCGCCGCTCCGGAATCGCTTCCGGATACGAATATCTGGAGCGCCGCTTCGGAAGCTGGGCCAGAATCTATACCGCTACAGGATATGTACTGATGCAGTCGGCACGGCTCGGGCTGGTCACCTATACGGTCAGTCTGCCTCTGCAGATTCTAACCGGTCTGCCTCTGCCTCTGCTGATCGTCCTCGTCGGAGTCGTCGTTGCCGCCTACACCATCGCCGGCGGCCTTCGTGCCGTGATCTGGACCGACATGGTGCAGGGGATCGGCCTGATGATCGGGGCACTGATTTGTGTGCCGATTGTGCTTAAAGGGATCCCCGGAGGCGTAGGCGAGCTTTTTTCCATTGCGCACCAGGACGGCAAACTCTCGCTGGGCGACTTTGACTTTACTGTTGCGAAGATCACTTTCTGGGTGATGATTCTCCCGGCGATTTTCAACCAGCTCTGGTGCGTGGAGCAGGCGACCATTCAGCGTTATGTGGCACCGAAAACGGAGAAAGAAGCCAAAAAAGCGATCTGGCTCGGCGTGCTGATGGTGATTCCGATGTGGGTTTATTTCAGCGCACTCGGAACCGGCCTCTATGTGTTCTACAAACTGAATCCAGAGCCGTTGCTCGACGGCATGGTGGCGGAGCAGGTGTTGCCGTTCTTCATTTTAACGCAGGTTCCGGCCGGACTGGCGGGGGTGGTCATCATCGGACTGCTGGCTGCTGCGCAGTCGTCGCTCTCTTCGTCGATCAGCGCCTCGGCTTCCATTGTCACCACCGACTTCTATCGCCGCTTTTTCGTAAAAGAGCGCTCAGAGGAACACTACCTCACGGCCTCTCGCTGGATTTCTTGTGTCTTCGGGGTGGTGATGATCGGTCTGGCGCTGCTGATCTATTACATGCGCACCATGACCATCCAGGATCTCAACACCATGATTCAGTCGATCTTCAGTTGCGGAATTTTTGCTTTGTTCATGCTCGGCATCCTGACCAAAAGGGTGGAAAACCGTGCGGCATTGAGCTGCTCGCTGGTAACGCTTGCTCTGGTGGTGTCATGGCTTGTCATTGATGCTAAAATTCCTTCGTTGGCCGGATACCTTCCGCACAAGTTCTGGATGCCGATTCTGTCCAACTTGTTCCTGTTTGCCTCGGCTTTTGGTGCAAGTTATCTGGTGCGCGAACA of Tichowtungia aerotolerans contains these proteins:
- a CDS encoding alpha-mannosidase, which gives rise to MSNEKQIGHVVAHAHWDREWRYPVWHHINALCGMMKQLMDLLESDPRYKSFIMDAQSVPITDYLDLYPEDESRLRKLIEEDRIQVGPWYTLPDQFPVDAECLVRNLMKGRRISDELGKTMKIGYTTFGWGQPAQMPQIYADFGISVVLGGKNVSPERTGANEYLWEGPDGTVALASKLGVQARANLFKFLTIPAIFNKENIGAEWWFNWEGLGDIFGYADAENYWQDFHRFNRGTTFYPEKIPDSFNRAWDTTDGTLIRNHRLLFDGGDFTFPQPLLPKIIEKVNELDDSRKLVHGTLDDYVDILEQMDQSQLRTVQGELRDGPEPACTPNALATRSDIKQKNRSVQNKLIRCAEPMACLAGQHGLPAQAPFLDKAWDYLLKSQPHDSINGVVQDKTSRDTMSRLDQADELATVVTENSVRHLLTQIQRPVDDSKEIALCIFNPLPFPRRETLSAVIATPVEWHADTLNICELDGTALAVDQTGRERISIPVSETDSRPWPFDVTRHFIDFDTGEIPALGYKVLKVSGQGSYDVQLLWNDTRRRNEPLIKAPNVLENEFLKVTVQFDGTVDLDDKQTGQVFRGLHYFESSGDSGDGWLRYLPNKNQTHLSLGQPVRIYVSHDSDLRATITTEMTWMLPAKVDLAASSRDGELKPVTIRSEISLRYGSRRVEFKTMVENTVSNHRLRVMFPTDIAATHSDAEGHFYVDHRPVEPVREADGKYRPGMCTHPQQSFVDVSDGTNGLAVLNGGLCEYELLNEERRTLALSLLRSSHMRICTEPRAGAVFPTQNGWEMLGSYEFSYAIYPHMGDWNAGDVYSETQRMIVAPVVVQSNSRQEGSLPAEYSLLSVQGAQVSSVKPLESGEGILVRLFNPSEEKIDAVLTASVQRAVVMNMNEEEQGELPVDDGVVRVSLAACKVVSIGLLKGGE
- a CDS encoding HpcH/HpaI aldolase family protein, which gives rise to MKNHVRKALLDCKPTLGTWMQIGHPVPAEILANAGYEWVCVDAEHTDICIDSIIEIMRAMAHTTTVPVVRVSQNSTIEIRQMLDAGAKGIIVPMVNTAADAKKAVAAAKYPPQGVRGFGYCRANKHGVEFDQYVKNANDDIFVVAQVEHIDGVNNIDEILAVEGIDGVFIGPYDLSGSLNIPGKLDDPRVQDALQKVLNACHCAGKSAGLHVVAPEPDQITDALNKGFTFLALSVDMLFMNRLARECLAQAQTVVGENLMSKGPIS
- a CDS encoding sodium:solute symporter family transporter — its product is MTESIHLLDYGIIGLYLLAMLIIGWLCSRKNKSSDEYFMARSSMPGWATGFSLMATMISSMSFLATPGFAFKENWRYIPTNFLFLIAAFMGIYIFMPIFRRSGIASGYEYLERRFGSWARIYTATGYVLMQSARLGLVTYTVSLPLQILTGLPLPLLIVLVGVVVAAYTIAGGLRAVIWTDMVQGIGLMIGALICVPIVLKGIPGGVGELFSIAHQDGKLSLGDFDFTVAKITFWVMILPAIFNQLWCVEQATIQRYVAPKTEKEAKKAIWLGVLMVIPMWVYFSALGTGLYVFYKLNPEPLLDGMVAEQVLPFFILTQVPAGLAGVVIIGLLAAAQSSLSSSISASASIVTTDFYRRFFVKERSEEHYLTASRWISCVFGVVMIGLALLIYYMRTMTIQDLNTMIQSIFSCGIFALFMLGILTKRVENRAALSCSLVTLALVVSWLVIDAKIPSLAGYLPHKFWMPILSNLFLFASAFGASYLVREQRRLDLKNLTLRTMKNER